AATTAAAAACATCATCGCCTTTCATAACTAAATTATCTTTAGACCTGAAATTCCCGTTTTTATCTTCTTCCATTAAAGCAGTTTCAGGAGTTGATGGCATTCTAAAGCCGCCAGCAGGAATCATAAGTACATCAGCATTTGTGCCATCCATTTTTATGTTTCCAAAAATTGTATTTTCATCTGTTGTTTTAGAAACAACTGTAATTGAAGCAGCATCTCCGGTAAGAGGATTGCTATTTCTGTCGCGTTTAGAAACTTTTCTACTTAGAATATCCGCATTAATCAATATTACTTTTTTTATAGCATCCTGCTCAAGCAATAAAAATGCCTGAATTAGCCCAATCTCGTATGCAGCACAGCCCTGATTAATGTCCATACATATCATGTCGTGCTTAAGGTTCAGCCGCCCCTGAATGACATTGCTGGTAGGCGGCATGATATAATCGGATGACTGAGTAACCAGGATAAGTGCATCGATCTCTTCCTTTTTTAACAACCCTTTTTCAAGCAGGTACTCCATACCAAATACAGCAAAATCGGAAACACATACATCATCATTTGCTATTCTGTGTTTATTATATCCCATTGCCAATTTTAATTTCATACATTTAGCCTCAGAGAAATTATAATTTCCCATCTCATCTTCAAATTTAACTTCATTGGCTGGAAGTATAGTGAGTATACCTTCTATTTTTTTATTCCTGAATTTAAGATTCATTGCTTACTCCGTTTTTTTTCAATAATGATATAATCGCAGCAATACTTGAAAAATTTTTAGGTATAATATCCATACCATCAATGGAAATACCATAATGCTTATCGAGCGAGGTTACAAGGTTTACAATATCAAATGAGTCTAACATACCTTGTTCAATAAAATCTGAATTTTCCATAAAATCAAATTCAGGTCGTAATTCCTTTAATATTTCAATAATTTTATTCTTCATGTTGTTTTGTTTTAATAAAAGTATAATCTTTTAATCCATCGAATCTCGCACCTAGTAAATGGTGAATTTTTTTCACTTCTGTGTTTTCTGAATTCACCCAAAAATACGCATAATTTATTCCTCGCAAAATCATAATATTGAAAATATCCAATAAAAGTAACAAGCCTTCACCTGATTTATCCAACCAAGCATTAAGATAACACTTTTTATCCTTTATTGTAAAAATCAGAAATCCTTTTTGCACACTATTATTCTGGCTAATTACAATTTGTTGATTATCGATCATTTTTTTTATATCTCCAATTGTAGGCAAATGATCAACAATTTTATTAAAAGTAGAATATAATGAATTATATATATCATTTAAATGAGAACGTTCAGCAAATTGGGTACTACGACTTGTCCTTTTTTTAACATCTTTATAATACATTCTTTCGTAAATACCTATACAGGTATATCCACTTTCATCAAGTATTTTATTCCAGTTATCAATTGAACTCTTTGATGGAATATTTATAGCATGTTCAAAACGTAATTTCTTTAAAACCCGGACTGTTTCCTGATGGTCGGACGAGGTAATATAGCAACGATAAAAATCATTGTCTGGTTTCCGTATTAAAATAGTATTATCACCGCAATAAGCCTCTATCTCAGAATTCTCCGAATAATCATAAAAATTATTATAAATAATCTTTCGCTTTCTATAATCATTCAAAATAGTCCTGAAGTCGCTAATATTATATATTTTAAATTGTACTACACCTTCCATTTTCAGATCGTTCCGTTATCTACATGAATATTTTGGCCTGTAATTGAACTTGCTTTTTCAGATAACATGAATGAAACAGTTTGAGCAACCGAATCAATGTTTGTGGGAATTTTTAACGATGTCCTGTTGTATATCTTTTCTTTTTGTTCGGTAGTAAGTGTCGCACTCATTGCAGTTTCCATAAAACCAGGAACCACCACATTGGACCTGATCCCTTTTGATCCCCATTCTCTTGCCGTATTCTTCGAGAATGCCTCTAGTGCGCCTTTACTGGAAGCATACATGGCAAGTCCTTTGTAACCGGTATGCACGCTGACCGATGAGATATGCACGATACTTCCCCTGGTCTTATTGAATATCATATTGCGTATGGCATATTTGGTAAGCATCATTGGGGCATATACATTCACCCTGAACATCATTTCCAATTGATACAAGTCTAGGTTGGTGATGATATCATCATAGGCTGTTGCTGCGTTGTTCACAAACCCATGAACTACGATGGTATTAGGGATGAATTCCTTGAATATAACCTTGTGAATATTTGCTGTATCAGATAGATCATAACTTTTAAAAAAGAGCTTGCCATGATATTTTTTCTCAAGCGTTTTTAATTCGGAAGAAAAACTCCTGCTGATGGCATATACCTTATTACCCTGCTCAAGCAAAGACCTGCAGATAGCAATGCCCACTCCTCTTGATGCGCCTGTGACGAGTACATTCATGATCGCTTTATTTTTCCGGTTCTTGTTAAACTGATGTTTTCAACAAAAGTGATTTTTCTCGGTACTTTATAGTCTTGTAATTTTTCTGATAGATATTTTCTAATTTCTATTTCGGAAATATTTATGCCGCTGTACAGTTGAACATCTGCACACAAGATATTTCCCAGTACAGAGTTCGGCTTGCTGTATACGATCGCATGCTTTATGCCAGGTTTCCCGGATAATGCTTCCTCCACTTCTGCAGGATTAACTTTAAAACCTCCAATATTGATCAGTTCATTCTTTCTGCCGTGAAACCTAAAGGTCCCTGTCGTCTCATCGACCCATTCCACCAAATCGCTGGTGTGATAATATTCGTGGTCCAGATTTATCTCTGCCGAATTTCCCAGCAAGGACTGATGTATCCATAATTCATTATTTGCAACAATGATCTTTTCTTTCAAATGCTCAGGAATTTGGAAATATTCTCCTTTGGACACCAATAAAGACCCCCCTTCTGTTGAAGCATAGATGTTATTGATCTTGGCATTCGGAAAGATCCCAAGCATATTTTCATGTAATTTTTTATCCGACTTCTCGCCTCCAAAGGTCAAGCGGATTACAGACGGATAAGACCTTTCAAAAGGGAGCAACAGCCTGTAAAATGTAGGAGTTGCCGAAATATGTGTTATCTGGTATTTTGAAATGGCATTGTAAATACCCGTTCTTTCTTTCTTGAACAGGTTGATCAGGGGGTGTTTATTCATAAATGCCTGAAAAAAAACCTGCAGCCCGGCCATGTGGGTAGGATTATGTGCAAAACCCCAGACTGTATTGGTGAAATTTTGTTTCTTCTGAACAGCCCTGGCCAGCGATGATACAGAATGCAGTATCTGTTTTGGCTGACCGGTGGTTCCTGAAGTAAAAATAATGATCTCAGATGCCGAATTCTGAATTTTGTCAATTACAGCATTAAAATCTTTGAAATCATTCTGTAACAATGTTTCACTGACATTTATTCCATCGATGTTTAATTTACCGATCTCATCCTTGCTTAGGTCTGAGTCAAGCAGAACCAATTGCTTTCCGGCAACAAGTCCTACAAGAAAATTGAGGAAAAAATCGTACAATCCTCCAGATTTAAAGACCCTACAATAGCCTTTCGATTCATTTATATCACGAATAAGCTCTTCATAGCTCTTCTCCTTTTCTATGTCGGACAAGAACAACGTCATTATTTTTTTAGTTTTAATAATATCTCGCCAACGGTAGAGACCAGACCGTCTTCGAAAATATCTACATCAAAAACATCTTCAATGCGTACGGTCAATTCGGCCAGATCAAATGAGGTAAATCCAAAATCATCACGGAGTTTATCTGCAGGTGTCAACTCATTCAGCTTATCCATGCCTTTTCCTTCTCTGATATAATTTATGATCTCTAAGATTTTCGACTCCATAGGTTTTTATTTTTGTCAACAGATCTCGCTGCTTAATTTCAGCCTGTCGATTTTTCCATTTGTATTTCTTGGCAATTTTTCCATCTTATGATATGCGGTTGGTACCATATATTTTGGAAACATCTGAGCAATAGCGCGCTTCATTTCGGCAATAGATTTTTCTTGGGTTGATTCATAAATAAGCGTGATTTCTTTTTTTGTTGTGTTATATACTACGCATCCGTTATCTACCAGTTTCAAGGTATTAATGATAACATGTTCGATCTCGCCCAGCTCGATGCGGTAACCAAGATGCTTGATCAGGCTGTCTTTTCTGCCTTTGAAGATGAGTTCGCTCCGTTCGTTCATGAAGACAATATCACCAGTACGGTAAATGATCTCAGGATAGGAAGTATTCAGTGGATTCTGTACAAAAGCAGCCTCTGTTTTTTCACGGTTATTATAATAACCCATGGCCAATGACGTTCCGCGCACACACAATTCGCCTTCTTCGTTGATCCCGGCGGGCTGGTCATTTTCTTTCAGCACCAGGATGTCAGTATTGCGACAGGGAAAGCCTATCGGAATGGGTTCTTCGTCCTTCAGGTCTCTTTCAACAATATAATACGTGCAATCAAGGGTGATCTCAATGGGACCATATAGATTCACAAATTTAGTTCCTTGTAAATTCTTCTTCCAGTAATTAAATTGCTTGGTGGGAAAAACCTCTCCTGCAAACCAAACGGTCTTCAGTTTGGGCAGTGCGATCTTGCTCAGCAGGTCCATATTGGCAATGTTCACCATAATGGTAGGCACCCAGAAAATAAAACTTACTTCATTTTTCTGCATGATATCTAGAATCGTGGCAGGAAATGCGCTGTTTTGCTCCGGGATAAGAACAAGAGTGCTTCCTTTTGCCATCAGCATGCACAATTCAAAACTGTAAATATCGAATATCGAAGGCGACAGGGATCCAACAATCTCATGGTCGGTGATGCCCAGGGTTTCAACAGCCCATTCCGTGAAATCAAAGAAGCTCCTGTGATTAAGCACAACTCCTTTGGGAGTACCTGTAGAACCCGAAGTATTGATTATGCATAATGGATCTGTATCTATGATCCGTTTTACATTTGATCGCAGTTTTTCTTCATTGAAATTAATATCAACATTGATCAGGTCCATATTGATTACCGGTACATGGCTACCCAATGCTTCAAGAGCCGACGAATACGCCGAGCTGGTAATAATGAACTGAGGCCTGACCTGTTCGATAATATTTTTCAACCGAGCCTGCGGATACTTTACATCCAGATTCATGTAACAATTTCCGCTATAAATGATCGCAATATCAGCAACAACGCTTTCAATGCTTTTGGGCAAGAAAACCGCAATAGGTTTGTTGATACAGTTATTTAATCGAATAATTTCATAAGCAATTATTTTTGCTTTAGCATTAAGTTCTGAAAAAGAAACATTTCGATCGCCGTCAATCACTGCTATCTTATTATTAGCAACATTAACTGTGTCTATAAAATATTCAATGATGTTAATCTTCATACTGGAAAAGATAGATTCAATTACTATTTTTTTTTAATAAATTTGTTATCATTATTAATTATTATTTTTTATAGCTTCCAGAATAACATCCACCTGCCGTTCTGTTGTAGATAATTTTAATCCAAGTTCTCTGCAATTATTCGACATTTTAATATATTCAGAAGAATTCAAATCCAAAATTCGCTGAACCCCTTCAGCAAATTTATTTAATTCTCCCAACTCTACTCTGTAACCTGTTTCCCCATCAACTACCAAATCCTTTGCCACACCTATATTAAAAGAGACAACAGGAGTTCCACACATTATTGACATATTTACCATAATTGGCCCCGCATCTTGAATAGAAGGACTTACAAAAACATTTGCTGCCTGAAAAGCAGCCGGTAACTCTCTATTTGCATCAAGTAACCCTAAAAATTTATATGGAAATGGTAATGATTCTAATAATGTATCATCACATCGTCCAGCAAGAACTAAAAAAACATCTTCAATATTCTGAGGTTTATATTTTTTTATTAAATTCAATGCATGGATAAGAAGCTTAATTCCTTTTCTTTCCTCGTTAATATACTGAGCACCAAAAAATATAATTTTTTTATCTGTAGGAAGTCCCATTTTTGCCCTTACTTCAATTTTATTATTAGGCTTAAAAATATCAGGATTTATAGGAGCCTGAAGCTTTTTGTTTGTGATATTTTTAAAAATAGAGCTATAATTTATTTCATCCCCGCCAAAAAAAGTTATAAATTTTACCGACTTGAAATACCTTTGTTTAAAAATAAAATTTTTATGTGTAATATCATTTGGATCATTAGATTTAAGAGCCGGGCATTTACCGCATTCATACTTATAACCTTCGCACCCCCAATTATAATGACAACCTCCAGTCATAGGGTTCATATCCGGAAACACCCACAAAATAGGTACTTTGTAAATTATATAGAGCTCATAAATATTTTTGGGATGAATAAAATCTTGTAAAAAATAAAGAATAATTGCATCTGGTTTAATTGAAATTTTTCTTACAATTTGCTTAGTTCTAACAAGTGTTTTATATTGATTTAGGTATAAAAAACAATACTTTGCATCAGCTTTAATATTTTTCACAATGCTAAACTTTGCAAAAAAAGTATATATTTTTCTTTTAAAAAAATTAATTCCCCGCAAATATAATTTTGAAAAACAGCCTACATAAACAGCATTAATATCATTTGTAGCTTTATGAGTATGCAATAGCAACACTTTTGAATTATAGCCTCTTTTCTTTAATTCAAGATGAAAAATTTCAGTCATTATTCCGGATGCTTTAAAATCCGGAGAAGAGATATGTAAAATATTCATTAGCTCCAAATTCCTTTCGCCTTGAAGTGTATTATTTTATGATACTGCATAGGATAAAAAATAAACCCTGGCAACCCTAGTATAGCTGTTGATAGAATAACACCTGATATTCCTATTGTTTTACCCAAATATATTGAAAGAGGTATATTTACTAAAGCACCTATCAATCCTGCAACCAATTGAAATTTAATATGACCAACACCATTTAAAAAAGTACTATATATGGCATTCCATAAATTTATCATAACGTAAAGTGCCATTACTATCGTGATTGACATAGGAACATGAACTGTATTCCCTACCCAAAGAAAATAAAATGTATTAGAAAATAATATCATTAATATTATAGCTCCAATTAAAAGCAACCATATAGATTTTAATTTTTTCATGGAAAGTCTTATCCAGTTTAAATCTTTCTTGGTATAAGCTTCTGTGAATGCACTCCAAAATGGTGTAAGGATAATACTATATACCATTGTAATAATACTAAAATATTTAAAAGCTATATTATATGGAGTTACTTGTTCGGGGCCAAAAAGCTGAGAAATAATAATATTACTAGTTTGATATAATAAAATTACAGCAATTTGCAAACCAAAAAATTTAACCCCAAGGCTCATTAAATCTCTTGCAAATTTAAATCTTACATATTTAAAAGAAGGAGCATAATTTTTATAACTGTGTCCATAAAACCAAAGGCTAGACAATGCTAATACTAATACTGGTGCTGAACTTAATGCTATCCCTAGGTATAGCAAATTTCCTGACGTTGATTTTGTAAGAATAAATATCACAATTAACGAGAATATATTTCCTAATAAATATAAGAATGCAGATTTAGCTGGTTGCTGGTTTGCTGTAATAATTGTAGTTATTAATTGTAATACAAACTGCACACTAAAAAATACAAAAACAATCATAGCTAATAGCGAAAGTTCAGTTGTCATAGTAGAAGGCGTATTTATTATTATTGCCCAATTTAGAAATGGATTAATGAAAATAAATATTACTAAAACAACTCCAATAATTATACTCAAGATAGCATATGTAGTACTAACATATATACGTGCCAATTCATGCTTTCCTTTTGCTAATGCTTCGGCAAATCGATTTCGCAATCCATTGCCAAAACCAATATCAAAAAAACCAAACCATCCAATAACAGAACTTAATGTTAGCCATACACCATATTTTGTCGGATTTATATAATTTATGGTAAGAGGAACTAATAATAAGCTTATAGCTATATTTAACCCTTTTATTATTACTGATGCAGCAATATTCTTTTTAGTTTTTAAACTTCTTTCATTTCCTTGAGTAAAATAATTAATTATAAATTCAGGAAAAATTGATTTTAAATATTTTTTAAGAATAGAAAGCTGATACTTTAAATTCACAGATATTATTTGTTTTTTTGATTATTATTAATTAAAATAACTTTCATGTTTTTTAATAAAATTATACCCACTCCTACACATCCTCCTAAAAATAACATTGTAATTATAATTAAACTTGATTTAGGGCTACTTTTTTTTAAAGGAATTTGAGCAGGATCCATTACATTAAAAACAGGTGTTTCTTCCTGAACTTTAATTTTTGATTGTTCTAATTGTTTCGCTAAAGCACTATATAAACTAAACGATAGATCATATTCGGACTGAAGTCTTTCTTCTTCAGTTTGAACAGAGGCTAATATCACATTTTTATTCCGGTCTTTATATATTGCCAATGCCTGCTGTGCTTCCATATATTTTGCTTCAGCCTCATTCGAACGTGCTTCAACAAACTTTAAATCGGTTTTTGCTTTTTTAGTTCTGTAATCAATTATATATCTCTTAAGGTCTTTTACTACATAACTTGTAACTTGAGCAACAACAAGTGGGTCTTGCATTTCAACACCAATAACAAACTTATTTGATTTTTTAAAATCCTGTTCTGTGCTTATACATCCCGCTAATGCCTCAATAATATCAGACTGTTTCTTTGTAATACGAATAGGTTCTACTGATATATCTTTTAGTGAATCTGATGAAACAACAAGAAGTTTTTTACCTGTAATATTATCATTTTTACCTCTTATCCATTCCATTATTTTTCCGGGCAATCCAATTGTATATTTAGCCACGAAACCTGCTAACGAAGAACGAGTATGCCTGTCAAGATATTGTTCAACAGTTAATGTGGAATCATATTTCGATTCAATAACTTTCTGTTTCATTATTTCAAGCAGGAATGGTGTGCTTTTAATAACTTCAGGATACAAATCAGGCACAAGAGCTTCCTTATCAGTTTTATTCATGCTAATTCCTGCCAATCCTCCAAACTGTTGCAATAAACCTGACATGCCACTTCCACTACTACTGGTTTCAACTACTAAAGTAATTTCTGATTTATATTCTTTTGGAGAAAATATAACAATAAAAATACCTAATACAAAAAAAACAATCATGGATTTTATTATTATTTTTCGTCCACTCCATATTTTTTTTGCAATATCAATTAAATCGATTTCGCTATCTTTATTTTCTTTTTTTGTTTGCGTTTCTGTCATTTATGAATTATTTCAAAATTTATTTTAAAGCATTCACAATTGTTATTATAATCAAAGCTAAAGATGACATAGCTGTCCCAAAACCTATTGCTTCTGTCGTGCTCATACCTTTTTTCAATGTTTTTTGTGGGACGACAATCTCTGCTCCCGGCTCTACTTTAGGATAATTTTTAATAAATAAAAATCGAGATGTTCTTTTTACAGAACCATTAATATTTACAACATATATTTTAGAAGGTTTTGCATCGTCCGAAAAACCACCCGATGAAGAAATATATTTTCTTACTCCGTAGCCTTTCATATATCTTACCACAACCGGGTATAATAATGCTCCGCTTAAACCAACTGTCTGCGGTTCTTTTGGAATTTTTATAACATCTCCTTTTTCTAAGAATAAGTCATACTTAGACCCCGCTTTTTTAAGAATTTTTTCCAGATCAATACTTATTGTTGTTTCTGTTTTATTAATTGTTTGGTCATCTATAGGTAAGGTATCATTCACTCTTTCTTTTAACTTTTCAATATCTTTTAATTGAAGTTTTTTCGCAGCAGAATTTTGTCTTGTTAATCTTGCTCCTTTTACGTATGCTTCAGGAGTAGTGCTTCCAGCACGTTTAATCAAATCTGATATACGTTCGGTTTTAGTTGTTATACTATAAAAACCGGGGAATAAAACTTCGCCATCAACTTTAACAATACTTTGCGATGAATATCCGGGAGATTTACGAATAAAAACATTATCAAAAGGCATTAACTCAAAATTTGATGCGGAATCTGACACTTTCAAATCTTTTGAAATTTGAAATTGATAAACTTCCGCAATTTTATCACTTGATGCTGTAGCATAATTATCTTTTATTCTTCTGTCAACTTCAATCTTTGCATATGATGCAGATTCGAGCAAACCTCCTGCCTTTACTATTAAATCTTCGATGGTTGTATTTTTTGTATAAGGATATTCTCCCGGTACACGGACCTCTCCATCAATTTTAATTGTATATTCTTCTTGTATATCAAATATTGATGATACAGATACAACATCTTCTCTTAATAATAAAGTTTGATACGATTGTGTAGTATCTTTTATTTCTACAGGAATTGTTTTTATTGTCAAATCATCTAAAGTACGATAAATTATAACACGACTTTTAAATGCATCTTCACGCAAGCCACTGGCTTTACGAATCAGTTCACCTAAAGTCGTATTATTGTCTAAAGCAAATATTCCCGGACGATTCACCGCTCCTTTTATTTCAACACGATTCTCGTATTTATTCAAAACTGTGTCAACTGAAACTTCATCACCGTTTGATAGTTTAAATGAATCCTGTTGTATTGATGGTACATCAAAGACTTTATATTGTTTCCCTGTTTTTCTTAATACTTTTACATTCTCAGTATATGCCTTGTCAGTGTAACCTCCGGCATAATAAATTAAATCTTTTAATTTTTCTGAAGTCTTCAAATCAAATAAACCTGTTCGTTTTACTTCACCTTTTATTTCGACACGGTTGTCGTATGCTGGAATAAAAATCACATCTTCGTCCTGAAGCCTCATATTCTTTGGTAGTTCACCTTTTAACAGAAATTCATAAATATCCAGTTCCGCCACAGTCTTGTTATTTCTTATAATTTTCACATTACGCAAGGAACCATTTTCTGAAGGACCTCCTGCTACATACAATGCATTTAATGCTGTAGCTAATGATGATAATGTATATGTTCCGGGAAGTGCAACTTCTCCAACAATATTAACTTTAATACTTCTTACAGCACCAAGACTAACTTTTAAAAATGTATTTCCAATTGATAAACCGGTATAAATTGAAGTAAGCTCTTTTTTAACTTTATTTGTCGCCTGTTCGATTGTCATACCGCTAAGATAAATAGGACCAACATTACTTATTATAATATAACCTTCGGCAGTGATTTTTTGTTCGTATGTTTCCTGGGATGCACCCCACACATCAATTATTAATTTATCACCCGGACCTAACTGATAATTTAATGGAGTTGCAATGTTGGTGCTTGGTTCAAACGTTAACGATTTATTTGTAAACAATGAAAATCCAAAAATTTTATTTGCATAAGGATTTACCTCTTTATCAAGCGAATCATTTTTAACTTCAGCACTACGAGTTCTGCCTGTTGAACTATTATCATCTTTTATAGTAGTCTTTAATTTTGAAATACGGCTTTTAAGTTTAAGAATTTCAGAATCAGACATTCCTTTTGCTTTTGCTAAAGTTTCAATTTGATCTTCTGACATGCCCGACATTCCTGCCTTTTCAGCAATAGCTTTTACTTGCGTATCTGAAAGTTCATCAACTTTTACTTTACTTAAATCGACATTATCTATTTTCTGCGATTGAGAGAAAGCATTATTATAAAATGAAGTAAAAATTACCAGAACAAAAACTATTATAATATTTTTATATTTTTCCATTATATGATTGAATTATTAATTAATGTATTCATTATATACCATAGTAATTCCTTCTTCCAGATTATACTTGTGCTTAAATCCGAATTTATTTAATCTTGAGACATCTAAAAGTTTTTTTGGGGTTCCATCAGGTTTTGAATTGTCCCAATTTATAGTTCCTTTATATCCGACAATCTTTTTAATTAGTAAAGCTAAATCATATATCTTTAAATCAGCTCCTGTTCCTATATTCAGAAATGAGACACCTTCTGTTTTAATTAATTTTTCCGCATCGATATTTTCTAATACATAAACACAAGCCGATGCCATATCATCCACATGCAAAAATTCACGATAAACATTCCCAGTTCCCCATAATGTAACTACAACTTCTGATGATTTTTTTGTAATACCATATTTAGATAATATTTCAATAATCTTATATTCATCAGATGAACCGTCAATAGCTTCAATAGGTTTATTATTCAAATCTTTTTTTATTGCTGACCAATCGTTATTTTCCAAACATTTCCCCAAATGCATTTTACGAATTATTGCCGGAAGAACGTGCGATTTTTCCAAATCATAATTATCATTAGGCCCATACAGATTAGTGGGCATTACTGAAATGAAATTTGAACCATACTGCTGATAATAACTTTCACACATTTTAATTCCCGCAATCTTAGCAATGGCATAAGGCTCATTTGTTTTTTCCAGTTCTCCTGTTAATAAATATTCTTCCTTTAATGGCTGCGAAGCTAATTTAGGATATATGCACGAGCTTCCAAGAAATAATAATTTTTTTACACCATATTTATATGCACTATGAATAATATTATTTTGAATTGCCAGATTCTCGTATATAAACTGTGCACGATAAGTACTATTAGCAAGAATACCACCAACCTTAGCAGCTGCATCAATTACATAATCAGGTTTTTCTTTTTCAAAAAAAGTTTCAACCTCTGCCTGGCGAGTAAGATCAATATTTTCGATTGAAGCAAAAACAAAATTAGAATATCCCTTTGCTAACAAACAACGATGTATTGCAGAACCCACCAATCCTGTATTCCCGGCAATAAAAATTTTTGAATCTTTTTTCATCATTATTTATAAAGCTCTTTTTTTAGCTTTTTTATAATCAGCCTGCACCATTATTTTCACCAAATCTTTAAAAGTAGTTTTTGGCTTCCATCCTAATATATTTTTTGCTTTAGAATAATCTCCTATTAATATCTCTACTTCTGTCGGACGAAAATATTTTGGGTCTATTGCAACCACCTCTTTATTTGATGACTTCAATATTCCAACTTCATCTTTCCCTTTGCCTTTCCAAATTATTTCTTCATCCAAAACTTTAAACGATTCCTCAACAAACTCTTTCACAGTATGAGTTTCATTTGTTGCAAGAACATAATCATCAGGTTTATCAGCCTGCAATACTCTCCACATTCCTTCAACGTATTCAGGAGCATAACCCCAATCTCGTTTTGCATCCAAATTACCAAGTAATAATTTTTCCTGTTGACCTAAAACTATTTTAGCCACAGCAACCGATATCTTACGAGTAACAAAAGTTTTTCCTCGTCTTTCACTTTCGTGATTAAAAAGTATTCCATTGCATGCGTACAAATTATATGCTTCACGATAATTCACCGTAATCCAGTATGAATATAATTTTGCTGCAGCATAAGGACTACGTGGATAAAAAGGTGTCTTCTCACTTTGAGGAATCTCTTGTACTTTCCCATATAATTCTGATGTTGAAGCTTGATAAAAACGAGTTTTCAACCCTGTTTCTTTAATAGCATCCAAAAAACGAAGAGTACCAATTCCATCTACTTCTGCTGTATACTCAGGCACTTCGAATGAAACCTGAACATGACTTTGAGCACCAAGGTTGTATATTTCATTGGGCTGTACCTTTTCAACTAAACGATTCAGATTACTTGAATCTGTTAAATCACCATAATGCAGAAATAACTTTTTATTTAAAATTGAATTATCAGAATAAAGATGGTCGATCCGAAAAGTATTGAAAGAGCTGGAGCGACGAATAATTCCATGAACAGTGTACCCTTTTTCAATTAATAGTTCTGTTAAATACGATCCATCTTGACCTGTAATACCACTAATCAGTGCAGTTTTCATATTAATATTTTGATTTTCCTATTTACAGCTTCGCCCTGTCGGTT
This window of the Bacteroidales bacterium genome carries:
- a CDS encoding ketoacyl-ACP synthase III; protein product: MNLKFRNKKIEGILTILPANEVKFEDEMGNYNFSEAKCMKLKLAMGYNKHRIANDDVCVSDFAVFGMEYLLEKGLLKKEEIDALILVTQSSDYIMPPTSNVIQGRLNLKHDMICMDINQGCAAYEIGLIQAFLLLEQDAIKKVILINADILSRKVSKRDRNSNPLTGDAASITVVSKTTDENTIFGNIKMDGTNADVLMIPAGGFRMPSTPETALMEEDKNGNFRSKDNLVMKGDDVFNFVQTAVPPMINDLLEYSGCPKENVDYFMFHQPNKFMLQKLADKMGVPYEKMPNNIVENFGNASGVTVPTAITFNLGERLLTKKYKTCLAGFGVGLTWSSLLTDLGPLDFCEMIDY
- a CDS encoding acyl carrier protein; its protein translation is MKNKIIEILKELRPEFDFMENSDFIEQGMLDSFDIVNLVTSLDKHYGISIDGMDIIPKNFSSIAAIISLLKKNGVSNES
- a CDS encoding SDR family oxidoreductase, with protein sequence MNVLVTGASRGVGIAICRSLLEQGNKVYAISRSFSSELKTLEKKYHGKLFFKSYDLSDTANIHKVIFKEFIPNTIVVHGFVNNAATAYDDIITNLDLYQLEMMFRVNVYAPMMLTKYAIRNMIFNKTRGSIVHISSVSVHTGYKGLAMYASSKGALEAFSKNTAREWGSKGIRSNVVVPGFMETAMSATLTTEQKEKIYNRTSLKIPTNIDSVAQTVSFMLSEKASSITGQNIHVDNGTI
- a CDS encoding fatty acid--CoA ligase family protein, with the translated sequence MTLFLSDIEKEKSYEELIRDINESKGYCRVFKSGGLYDFFLNFLVGLVAGKQLVLLDSDLSKDEIGKLNIDGINVSETLLQNDFKDFNAVIDKIQNSASEIIIFTSGTTGQPKQILHSVSSLARAVQKKQNFTNTVWGFAHNPTHMAGLQVFFQAFMNKHPLINLFKKERTGIYNAISKYQITHISATPTFYRLLLPFERSYPSVIRLTFGGEKSDKKLHENMLGIFPNAKINNIYASTEGGSLLVSKGEYFQIPEHLKEKIIVANNELWIHQSLLGNSAEINLDHEYYHTSDLVEWVDETTGTFRFHGRKNELINIGGFKVNPAEVEEALSGKPGIKHAIVYSKPNSVLGNILCADVQLYSGINISEIEIRKYLSEKLQDYKVPRKITFVENISLTRTGKIKRS
- a CDS encoding phosphopantetheine-binding protein, encoding MESKILEIINYIREGKGMDKLNELTPADKLRDDFGFTSFDLAELTVRIEDVFDVDIFEDGLVSTVGEILLKLKK
- a CDS encoding amino acid adenylation domain-containing protein — its product is MKINIIEYFIDTVNVANNKIAVIDGDRNVSFSELNAKAKIIAYEIIRLNNCINKPIAVFLPKSIESVVADIAIIYSGNCYMNLDVKYPQARLKNIIEQVRPQFIITSSAYSSALEALGSHVPVINMDLINVDINFNEEKLRSNVKRIIDTDPLCIINTSGSTGTPKGVVLNHRSFFDFTEWAVETLGITDHEIVGSLSPSIFDIYSFELCMLMAKGSTLVLIPEQNSAFPATILDIMQKNEVSFIFWVPTIMVNIANMDLLSKIALPKLKTVWFAGEVFPTKQFNYWKKNLQGTKFVNLYGPIEITLDCTYYIVERDLKDEEPIPIGFPCRNTDILVLKENDQPAGINEEGELCVRGTSLAMGYYNNREKTEAAFVQNPLNTSYPEIIYRTGDIVFMNERSELIFKGRKDSLIKHLGYRIELGEIEHVIINTLKLVDNGCVVYNTTKKEITLIYESTQEKSIAEMKRAIAQMFPKYMVPTAYHKMEKLPRNTNGKIDRLKLSSEIC